From a single Georhizobium profundi genomic region:
- the rpsU gene encoding 30S ribosomal protein S21 gives MRRRAVSSATELERRNGINVQVLVRDNNVDQALRALKKKMQREGIFREMKMRDFYEKPSQKRAREKAEAVRRVRKLARKRAQREGLLGGRAAPTRG, from the coding sequence ATGCGACGACGTGCAGTATCGTCAGCCACCGAATTAGAACGAAGGAACGGGATTAACGTGCAGGTTCTTGTCCGCGATAACAATGTTGATCAGGCGCTGCGAGCGCTGAAGAAGAAGATGCAGCGCGAAGGCATCTTCCGTGAAATGAAGATGCGCGACTTCTATGAGAAGCCGTCGCAGAAGCGTGCTCGCGAAAAGGCCGAAGCCGTTCGCCGCGTGCGCAAGCTTGCTCGCAAGCGCGCTCAGCGCGAAGGCCTGCTCGGCGGCCGCGCCGCTCCGACACGCGGATAA